A section of the Acropora muricata isolate sample 2 chromosome 4, ASM3666990v1, whole genome shotgun sequence genome encodes:
- the LOC136914338 gene encoding uncharacterized protein, whose amino-acid sequence MRTPLHEHELMKVNPLNVYHAFAGHWKCDHCNATSNAVQFPFHCTICSFDLCASCAQIEENTLAHQHPLLFREANRQLHENQGGHWKCQVCKKVGTAEACSYHCHTCADFHICRSCFEPKQHPVHVHKLQLVDTSLLYTECSGSWFCDICGSQSRPREKLAYHCSECGNFDVCPHCYLPLVTPLHGHVLYKANSYNVYAHFNGGWKCDHCSSAHDNPTFHTYPWHCQTCEYDLCQMCARHSDEPTDQAGPPVSHFRQTRGFDSPAVRGFSFSRQPEENPWQIRGRLSSPGEYDVVPTSTTEKGNILAVPESTDNNKCIICMEEPKNATIIHGETGHCCSCWACAQVLKQRGDPCPICRAPIEHVIRQFNA is encoded by the exons ATGAGGACCCCACTTCATGAACATGAATTAATGAAGGTGAACCCTTTGAATGTTTACCATGCATTTGCTGGCCATTGGAAATGTGACCACTGCAATGCAACAAGCAATGCTGTTCAATTTCCATTCCACTGTACAATTTGTTCCTTTGATCTTTGTGCTTCATGTGCTCAAATTGAGGAAAACACTTTGGCCCATCAACATCCACTTTTATTCAGGGAAGCAAACAGGCAACTTCATGAGAACCAAGGAGGACATTGGAAATGTCAAGTGTGCAAAAAAGTGGGCACTGCAGAAGCATGTTCATACCACTGCCACACGTGTGCAGACTTCCATATTTGCCGCAGTTGTTTTGAGCCTAAACAACATCCAGTTCATGTTCATAAGCTTCAACTAGTGGACACTTCCCTTTTGTACACAGAATGTAGTGGAAGTTGGTTTTGTGATATTTGTGGTAGTCAAAGTAGACCACGGGAAAA GTTAGCGTATCACTGTTCAGAATGCGGAAACTTTGATGTGTGTCCTCATTGCTATTTGCCACTGGTCACCCCACTGCACGGACATGTACTGTATAAAGCTAACTCCTATAATGTATATGCTCACTTCAATGGAGGCTGGAAATGTGACCACTGCAGTTCAGCTCATGACAATCCTACATTTCATACCTACCCTTGGCACTGCCAGACATGTGAATATGATTTGTGTCAGATGTGTGCCAGACACAGTGATGAGC cAACTGATCAAGCAGGCCCCCCAGTCAGTCACTTTCGCCAAACCAGAGGTTTTGACTCCCCGGCAG TGCGGGGGTTTAGCTTCAGTCGTCAGCCAGAAGAAAACCCATGGCAAATCAGAGGCCGTCTGTCATCTCCTGGAGAGTACGATGTCGTTCCCACATCTACAACTGAAAAAGGCAATATTCTTGCTGTTCCTGAGAGCACAGACAATAATAAATGCATCATCTGCATGGAAGAACCAAAGAATGCTACTATTATTCATGGTGAAACAGGGCATTGCTGCAGTTGCTGGGCCTGTGCGCAAGTCCTAAAGCAAAGGGGAGACCCCTGTCCAATATGCAGGGCTCCAATTGAGCACGTAATTAGGCAGTTTAACGCTTAA